The Oncorhynchus nerka isolate Pitt River linkage group LG24, Oner_Uvic_2.0, whole genome shotgun sequence genome has a window encoding:
- the LOC115107344 gene encoding C-C chemokine receptor type 6-like, which yields MDGTNYSESTNGITEDYGEMEYVEPCQMTKNNRVQRVVRLYIHSVICILGLLGNILVIVTYAFYKKAKSMTDVYLLNVAIADMLFVAVLPLIIYNEQSDWAMGMVACKILRGAYSVNLYSGMLLLACISTDRYIAIVQARHSFRLRSFTLLYSRIICATVWSLALLLSVPTFVYYERYVPAHSFYNVSENGLFYYSNAMTPVGLKNPISSESVEDSVVCNFRFPDNATARQMKILVPSTQMAVGFFLPLLVMGFCYASVIFTLLRVKNFQRHKAVRVVLAVVGVFIACHLPYNAALLYDTVRMFKPQWCGVMDNTQVAKTVTETVAYLHCCLNPVLYAFIGVRFRNHFKKIVEDVWRVGKRVMNVRRFSRVKSEIFVSTARRTVDGSSTDNASSFTM from the coding sequence ATGGATGGTACAAATTATAGTGAGTCAACAAATGGCATTACAGAGGACTATGGTGAGATGGAATATGTGGAGCCATGTCAAATGACAAAAAACAACCGTGTGCAGAGAGTGGTGCGACTCTACATCCACTCTGTCATCTGCATCCTGGGTTTACTGGGCAACATCCTGGTGATCGTCACCTACGCCTTCTACAAGAAGGCCAAGTCCATGACGGACGTCTACCTTCTGAACGTGGCCATAGCCGACATGCTGTTTGTGGCGGTTCTGCCCCTGATCATCTACAATGAGCAGAGTGACTGGGCCATGGGGATGGTGGCCTGTAAGATTCTCAGAGGGGCCTACAGCGTCAACCTGTACAGTGGTATGCTGCTTTTAGCCTGTATTAGCACCGACCGGTACATCGCTATTGTCCAGGCCCGCCACTCCTTCAGGCTCcgctccttcactctcctctACAGCCGCATCATCTGTGCTACAGTCTGGAGCCTGgccctgctcctctctgtccccaCCTTTGTCTACTACGAGCGTTATGTGCCTGCACACAGCTTCTACAATGTAAGTGAGAATGGATTGTTTTATTACAGCAATGCTATGACACCCGTTGGTCTGAAGAATCCTATATCCTCAGAGTCAGTGGAGGACTCTGTGGTTTGCAACTTCAGGTTCCCGGACAACGCCACGGCCCGCCAGATGAAGATCCTGGTCCCCAGCACCCAGATGGCGGTGGGCTTCTTCTTGCCTCTGTTGGTCATGGGCTTCTGCTACGCCAGCGTCATCTTCACCTTGCTGCGCGTCAAGAACTTCCAGAGACATAAGGCGGTGCGCGTGGTGCTGGCCGTTGTGGGGGTGTTCATTGCCTGTCATCTACCCTATAACGCCGCCCTGCTCTACGACACGGTCCGTATGTTCAAGCCCCAGTGGTGCGGGGTGATGGACAACACCCAAGTGGCCAAGACGGTGACGGAGACGGTGGCCTACCTGCACTGCTGCCTTAACCCAGTGCTGTATGCCTTCATCGGGGTGAGGTTCAGGAACCACTTCAAGAAGATTGTGGAGGATGTGTGGCGCGTGGGGAAGAGGGTCATGAACGTCCGACGCTTCTCCAGGGTCAAGTCCGAGATCTTTGTCTCCACCGCCCGCAGGACTGTGGACGGGTCCTCTACCGACAACGCGTCCTCTTTCACCATGTGA